In one window of bacterium DNA:
- a CDS encoding SpoIIE family protein phosphatase: protein MPRPSPCPETPFERISRLISLLVLAPLLFILSLPVAVDLPHRADLGFTASNLVVRSVEAGGPAAAAGMEPGQHIVAVAGQPTHHESAFYAARARLRPHAPITISVAAPGAPVRHMELRPVRIAQADLIHAYSLWVAGLAFLLIGWWVLWRRPDPVARNFHFLCLVFAFFLLDIPDHPDLDYMQFKQYLRALLQLLMPAFFLRFLIQFPSTGAPWRRTQRRYRILLLPGVVLFVASAGLEAFGRPPATDRIEDLVNLLSVFYALGYFVAGLAIFGRRVLRRERPIQQTKLKVVLVGLVGGLVPFLVATVVANVVPGTPLPYWQYLSLSLLLVPVSFALAIMRYGALDTRFVVRIGLVYGSLTLLVVLIYFVVVGLVGNLMARMFGAETWPVLVAIAAGSGLVIMPLRNQVQIWIDRTFYPSRRADRRAINALAERLTGLIEPGAVVRTIEGRLCELYRPEGFALFLPTPSPGAGFAARVGGCSELGTPPTDVFLAADSTLALLLDRLRRPVFREEIEDHMLATGADAESLQLLTRLRLALLVPLITGNRLLGIMGFGPKSSGDLYSQDDLANLKNLAVQAASIVESRQLYQASLERKRLETELEVARDIQANLLPDKPLDFASYRICGHNEPCRMVGGDYFDYFTLENDDLIFAIADVSGKGIPAALMMTSVRVAFRQEALPGVSPRDLMTRLNAVVTALGSQGHFICFFCGVLTPSTGLLRFCNAGMEQPVLFRPRSRYRQVLKKGGPVLGVSPEAVYREGAIGLCPGDRLFLYTDGLTEERNEQDEFLDAPRLLDVVEAHIDDVPETLLGKVFAHVQAFGGSNRSDDRTAILLEISDL from the coding sequence ATGCCGAGACCGTCACCTTGCCCTGAAACCCCGTTCGAGCGGATCTCCCGCCTGATCAGCCTGCTCGTCCTCGCGCCGCTCCTGTTCATCCTCTCCCTGCCCGTCGCCGTCGATCTGCCCCACCGCGCCGATCTCGGCTTCACGGCCAGCAACCTGGTCGTGCGCTCGGTCGAAGCCGGCGGTCCGGCCGCGGCCGCCGGCATGGAGCCCGGGCAGCACATCGTCGCAGTCGCCGGACAACCGACCCACCACGAGTCGGCGTTCTATGCCGCCCGCGCGCGCCTGCGGCCTCATGCCCCGATAACGATCAGCGTCGCGGCTCCGGGTGCGCCCGTGCGTCACATGGAGCTGCGCCCCGTGCGCATCGCCCAGGCCGACCTCATCCACGCCTACAGCCTGTGGGTCGCCGGCCTCGCCTTCCTGCTCATCGGCTGGTGGGTGCTGTGGCGCCGCCCCGACCCGGTGGCGCGGAACTTCCATTTCCTCTGCCTCGTCTTCGCGTTCTTCCTCCTCGACATCCCGGACCACCCCGACCTCGACTACATGCAGTTCAAGCAGTACCTGCGGGCGCTGCTCCAGTTGCTGATGCCGGCGTTCTTCCTCCGCTTCCTGATCCAGTTCCCCAGCACCGGGGCGCCCTGGCGGCGCACGCAGCGCCGCTACCGGATCCTGCTCCTGCCGGGCGTCGTGCTCTTCGTCGCGAGCGCCGGGCTCGAGGCGTTCGGTCGCCCTCCGGCCACCGACCGCATCGAGGATCTCGTCAACCTCCTGTCGGTGTTCTATGCCCTCGGCTATTTCGTCGCCGGACTCGCGATCTTCGGCCGCCGCGTGCTGCGGCGGGAGCGCCCCATCCAGCAGACCAAGCTGAAGGTGGTCCTGGTCGGACTCGTGGGCGGGCTCGTGCCCTTCCTTGTCGCCACCGTGGTCGCCAACGTCGTCCCGGGCACACCGCTGCCCTATTGGCAGTACCTCTCGCTCTCGCTGCTGCTCGTGCCCGTCAGCTTCGCCCTGGCCATCATGCGCTACGGCGCCCTCGACACCCGCTTCGTGGTGCGCATCGGCCTCGTCTACGGCTCCCTGACGCTGCTCGTCGTGCTCATCTACTTCGTGGTGGTCGGACTGGTCGGCAACCTGATGGCCCGCATGTTCGGGGCCGAGACCTGGCCCGTGCTGGTGGCCATCGCCGCGGGCAGCGGCCTGGTGATCATGCCCCTGCGCAACCAGGTCCAGATCTGGATCGACCGCACCTTCTATCCGTCACGCCGCGCCGACCGCCGCGCCATCAACGCCCTGGCCGAGCGCCTCACCGGCCTGATCGAGCCCGGCGCCGTCGTCCGCACCATCGAAGGGCGGCTGTGCGAACTCTACCGCCCCGAGGGTTTCGCGCTGTTCCTGCCGACGCCCAGCCCGGGTGCGGGGTTCGCCGCCCGCGTCGGCGGCTGCAGCGAACTCGGCACGCCCCCGACCGATGTCTTCCTCGCCGCCGACAGCACGCTGGCCCTGCTCCTGGATCGCCTCCGACGGCCGGTCTTCCGCGAGGAGATCGAGGACCACATGCTCGCGACCGGTGCCGACGCCGAATCGCTCCAGCTCCTGACCCGGCTGCGCCTCGCCCTGCTCGTCCCCCTCATCACGGGCAATCGCCTGCTGGGCATCATGGGCTTCGGCCCCAAGTCCTCGGGCGATCTCTACAGCCAGGACGATCTCGCGAACCTGAAGAACCTGGCGGTCCAGGCCGCGTCCATCGTCGAGAGCCGCCAGCTCTACCAGGCCAGTCTCGAACGCAAACGCCTGGAAACCGAACTCGAGGTGGCTCGCGACATCCAGGCGAACCTGCTGCCCGACAAGCCCCTCGACTTCGCCTCCTACCGCATCTGCGGCCACAACGAACCCTGCCGGATGGTGGGCGGCGACTACTTCGACTACTTCACCCTGGAGAACGACGACCTGATCTTCGCCATCGCCGACGTCTCGGGCAAGGGCATCCCGGCCGCGCTGATGATGACTTCGGTTCGCGTGGCCTTCCGTCAGGAGGCCCTGCCCGGGGTCAGTCCCCGGGATCTGATGACCCGCCTCAACGCGGTGGTCACGGCGCTCGGCAGCCAGGGGCATTTCATCTGCTTCTTCTGCGGGGTGCTGACGCCGTCGACCGGACTGCTGCGCTTCTGCAACGCCGGCATGGAACAGCCCGTGCTCTTCCGGCCCCGCAGCCGCTATCGCCAGGTCCTCAAGAAGGGCGGGCCGGTGCTCGGCGTCTCCCCCGAGGCGGTGTACCGGGAGGGCGCCATCGGACTGTGCCCCGGCGACCGGCTCTTCCTCTACACCGACGGACTCACCGAGGAACGGAACGAACAGGACGAGTTCCTCGACGCGCCCCGCCTCCTGGACGTCGTCGAAGCGCACATCGACGACGTGCCCGAAACCCTCCTCGGGAAGGTTTTTGCCCACGTCCAGGCCTTCGGCGGCAGCAACCGCTCCGACGACCGCACGGCCATCCTCTTGGAAATCAGCGACTTGTAA
- a CDS encoding thioredoxin family protein — protein sequence MRISPLRFLALLLLAGIAAAPVAAAPVDVAVAPATDRAEIGKDLVLIVTVTPAAGATLVADQVTIDVQATGQEGAFGTPYPLRPLDPARPGAPVRFEWVAPVSPEATPHEASLVARIMAPHADGSRAEATWTGTIAVDFGEDWSADRIADYLERKGLALFLLVVFGFGLLMSLSPCIYPMIPITLAVIGAQSQEKGPAHGLLMSVTYVIGMAFVYAVLGALSATVFSGITAFMQSPAVTVPIALLLVALSFSMFGAFELQAPAFLRDRLGGPGGGNRGGLVGVFAMGLVAGLVASPCVGPFLAALLVWVATTGNWFLGFITLFTFGMGMGMLLIGVGTFPSLMGSMPRSGGWMETVKKGMGLLLVAMAFYFVRPGAVLAETVFYPLVGVTVIVVAVFMGAFDRLGAESGWWPRASKGLGLAAFVAGLYLLLGSFLQHGFLMPSPLAALQAPAAPVAAHGTALAAGPVSAAAGAADVPAAAPLPDHVPWTKVATGEGVQAFLDARRAEAKAAGKPIMIDFWAQWCVYCKKLDKAVWNVPEVVAESQRFVTIKVDATAPDDDEMTAIKEEFRVPGLPRVIFIDSRGEVLHGRSQGFVPAAEMLEIMQGIR from the coding sequence ATGCGTATCTCTCCCCTGCGTTTCCTGGCCCTGCTGCTCCTCGCCGGCATCGCTGCCGCCCCGGTCGCGGCGGCCCCCGTCGACGTGGCGGTCGCTCCCGCGACGGACCGGGCCGAGATCGGCAAGGACCTCGTGCTGATCGTGACGGTCACGCCGGCCGCGGGCGCCACTCTCGTGGCCGACCAGGTCACGATCGACGTCCAGGCCACCGGCCAGGAAGGCGCCTTCGGGACGCCGTATCCCCTGCGTCCGCTCGATCCGGCCCGACCCGGTGCCCCGGTCCGGTTCGAATGGGTCGCCCCGGTGTCGCCCGAGGCCACGCCCCACGAGGCCTCCCTCGTGGCGCGCATCATGGCGCCCCATGCCGACGGCAGCCGGGCCGAGGCCACCTGGACCGGGACCATCGCCGTCGACTTCGGCGAGGACTGGTCCGCCGACCGCATCGCCGACTATCTCGAGCGCAAGGGGCTGGCCCTCTTCCTTCTCGTGGTGTTCGGCTTCGGACTCCTCATGAGTCTCTCCCCGTGCATCTATCCGATGATCCCCATCACCCTGGCGGTCATCGGGGCCCAGAGCCAGGAGAAGGGGCCGGCCCACGGACTGCTCATGTCCGTCACCTACGTCATCGGAATGGCTTTCGTGTACGCCGTCCTCGGGGCGCTGAGCGCCACCGTCTTCAGCGGCATCACCGCCTTCATGCAGAGCCCGGCCGTCACGGTGCCCATCGCGCTGCTGCTGGTCGCCCTGTCGTTCAGCATGTTCGGCGCCTTCGAGCTGCAGGCCCCGGCCTTCCTGCGCGACCGCCTCGGCGGACCCGGCGGCGGCAACCGCGGCGGCCTGGTCGGTGTCTTCGCCATGGGCCTCGTGGCGGGACTGGTGGCGTCGCCCTGCGTCGGACCGTTCCTCGCCGCCCTGCTGGTCTGGGTCGCGACCACCGGCAACTGGTTCCTCGGCTTCATCACCCTCTTCACCTTCGGCATGGGCATGGGCATGCTGCTGATCGGCGTCGGCACCTTCCCGTCGCTCATGGGTTCCATGCCCCGGAGCGGGGGCTGGATGGAGACCGTCAAGAAGGGCATGGGCCTGCTGCTGGTCGCCATGGCCTTCTATTTCGTGCGACCCGGGGCGGTGCTGGCGGAGACGGTCTTCTATCCCCTCGTCGGCGTCACGGTGATCGTCGTCGCCGTCTTCATGGGCGCCTTCGACAGGCTCGGCGCCGAGAGCGGCTGGTGGCCGCGGGCCAGCAAGGGGCTCGGCCTGGCCGCCTTCGTGGCCGGCCTCTACCTCCTGCTCGGTTCGTTCCTGCAGCACGGATTCCTCATGCCCTCGCCCCTGGCGGCCCTGCAGGCTCCGGCGGCCCCCGTCGCGGCCCACGGGACCGCCCTGGCCGCCGGTCCCGTTTCCGCGGCCGCCGGGGCCGCGGACGTTCCGGCCGCTGCGCCCCTGCCCGACCACGTGCCGTGGACGAAAGTCGCCACCGGCGAAGGCGTCCAGGCCTTCCTCGACGCCCGCCGGGCCGAGGCCAAGGCCGCCGGCAAGCCGATCATGATCGACTTCTGGGCCCAGTGGTGCGTGTACTGCAAGAAGCTGGACAAGGCCGTGTGGAACGTGCCCGAGGTGGTCGCCGAGTCGCAGCGCTTCGTGACGATCAAGGTCGACGCCACGGCGCCCGACGACGACGAGATGACCGCCATCAAGGAGGAATTCCGGGTGCCCGGCCTGCCCCGCGTCATCTTCATCGACAGTCGCGGCGAAGTGCTGCACGGGCGGTCCCAGGGGTTC
- the crcB gene encoding fluoride efflux transporter CrcB, with protein sequence MTGWVLVALSGAAGAVSRYGVGLLAVRALGDRFAYGTLAVNVLGCLALGFLLELERGTDLVSHPVRLMAGVGFLGAFTTFSTFGYETLRYLEAGATDLALANVAANLVLGFGAVWIGFVVARSVFAGA encoded by the coding sequence ATGACGGGGTGGGTGCTCGTGGCCCTGTCCGGGGCGGCCGGCGCGGTCTCCCGCTACGGCGTCGGGCTGCTGGCGGTGCGGGCCCTCGGTGACCGTTTCGCCTACGGCACCCTGGCCGTGAACGTCCTGGGCTGCCTGGCGCTCGGGTTCCTGCTGGAGTTGGAACGGGGGACCGACCTGGTCTCCCATCCGGTGCGCCTGATGGCGGGGGTGGGCTTCCTGGGCGCCTTCACCACGTTCAGCACCTTCGGCTACGAGACGCTGCGCTACCTGGAGGCGGGCGCGACGGATCTGGCCTTGGCGAACGTGGCGGCGAACCTCGTCCTCGGATTCGGAGCGGTCTGGATCGGCTTCGTCGTGGCGCGGAGCGTGTTCGCGGGCGCGTAG
- a CDS encoding TlpA family protein disulfide reductase codes for MSTPLRLALVALLGLTLVAGCGGGEENSAAADAGGAPAGTAFGSTEGSVAPDFTLPRLAGGELSLSQFRGKAVIVDFWDTWCPPCRRALPHLQELSQTYAGDLVVIGVAFGQEGEQKVRSYTAENGLTFEMVLFQESSSILQDFGGIQSIPTTFLIDRDGVIRKKWVGAADKDAYEAAIVAAIGS; via the coding sequence ATGTCCACTCCCCTCCGTCTGGCCCTCGTGGCCCTGCTTGGTCTCACCCTCGTCGCCGGATGTGGCGGCGGCGAGGAGAATTCGGCCGCCGCCGACGCCGGTGGGGCGCCTGCCGGGACCGCGTTCGGCTCGACGGAGGGCAGCGTGGCGCCGGACTTCACCCTGCCGCGGCTGGCGGGGGGCGAACTCAGCCTCAGCCAGTTCCGGGGCAAGGCCGTCATCGTCGATTTCTGGGATACCTGGTGCCCGCCCTGCCGCCGCGCCCTGCCGCATCTGCAGGAGCTGAGCCAGACCTATGCGGGTGACCTCGTGGTGATCGGCGTGGCCTTCGGCCAGGAGGGTGAGCAGAAGGTCCGCAGCTACACCGCCGAGAACGGCCTGACCTTCGAGATGGTCCTCTTCCAGGAGAGCAGTTCGATCCTGCAGGACTTCGGCGGGATCCAGAGCATCCCGACGACCTTCCTCATCGACCGGGACGGCGTGATCCGCAAGAAGTGGGTCGGCGCCGCCGACAAGGACGCCTATGAAGCCGCCATCGTCGCGGCCATCGGCAGCTGA